One genomic segment of Microbacterium sp. BLY includes these proteins:
- the sdhC gene encoding succinate dehydrogenase, cytochrome b556 subunit — translation MSTSARLTPSISETTSKTPRGTLYRGREGMWSWVLHRITGVAIFFFLLVHVLDTALIRVSPEAYDAVIGTYKNPVMAVGEVVLVAGIVFHAMNGLRIIAVDFWSKGAKYQRQLFWGVLLVWGIIMAGFVPRHLMLAFAGFGGGH, via the coding sequence GTGTCCACAAGCGCTCGCTTGACACCGTCGATTTCGGAAACCACGTCCAAGACCCCCCGCGGCACCCTCTACCGGGGTCGCGAAGGCATGTGGTCGTGGGTGCTTCACCGCATCACCGGAGTCGCCATCTTCTTCTTCCTGTTGGTGCACGTGCTCGACACGGCGCTGATCAGGGTGTCGCCGGAGGCGTACGACGCGGTCATCGGCACATACAAGAACCCGGTCATGGCGGTCGGCGAGGTCGTGCTCGTCGCCGGCATCGTGTTCCACGCGATGAACGGCCTGCGGATCATCGCCGTCGACTTCTGGTCCAAGGGCGCCAAGTACCAGCGCCAGCTCTTCTGGGGCGTGCTGCTGGTGTGGGGCATCATCATGGCGGGCTTCGTGCCGCGCCACCTGATGCTCGCATTCGCCGGCTTCGGAGGAGGACACTGA
- a CDS encoding YihY/virulence factor BrkB family protein: protein MSQPGSATDGRLDAAVERATALTQRTLGLFPVRVWRHFLQHNGFLLAAGVSYQALFAIFAAIYLAFAITGLWLGGSEDAVNGLISIINSYIPNLILDEGGVFTPAQVQEIASNTAGVLGVTGLIALGTVIWTAIGWVTFSRRAVRDIFGLEPDRRSYVLLKARDLLAALIFGVSLIVGSALSSASAAVLRWVLSLLGWDAGSDALNVFIRIGTVLVSFVLLTGALAAMVRFLTGTSLRWGTIWPGALLGGAAMTILQFGVGFLLSYTPTNPLLATFAIFIGLLLWFRVNGVVMLVAASWIAVAAHDRDLPLLMPTEAERRVAEHAALLTAARIRLRDARAARDAAPWYRSWAAGHAVRQAEDEVARLEASAPPPAPASSPLAQRLLSELNHRQNRDVGGAG, encoded by the coding sequence GTGTCTCAGCCGGGTTCGGCGACCGACGGTCGCCTCGATGCCGCCGTCGAGCGCGCGACCGCGCTCACGCAGCGCACCCTGGGTCTGTTCCCGGTGCGCGTCTGGCGGCACTTCCTCCAGCACAACGGTTTCCTGCTCGCAGCGGGCGTGAGCTACCAGGCCCTGTTCGCCATCTTCGCGGCGATCTACCTCGCCTTCGCCATCACCGGTCTCTGGCTCGGCGGCAGCGAGGACGCGGTCAACGGGCTCATCAGCATCATCAACAGCTACATCCCGAACCTCATCCTCGACGAGGGCGGCGTCTTCACGCCGGCACAGGTGCAGGAGATCGCCTCCAACACGGCCGGGGTCCTGGGCGTGACCGGCCTCATCGCGCTCGGCACCGTCATCTGGACCGCCATCGGCTGGGTGACGTTCTCGCGGCGGGCCGTGCGCGACATCTTCGGGCTCGAGCCCGACCGCCGCAGCTACGTGCTGCTCAAAGCACGCGACCTCCTCGCGGCCCTGATCTTCGGCGTCTCGCTCATCGTCGGCTCGGCGCTCAGCTCGGCCAGCGCCGCCGTGTTGCGCTGGGTGCTCTCCCTCCTCGGGTGGGACGCCGGTTCGGACGCCCTCAACGTCTTCATCCGCATCGGCACCGTGCTCGTGTCGTTCGTGCTGCTGACCGGGGCGCTCGCGGCGATGGTGCGCTTCCTCACCGGCACGTCGCTGCGCTGGGGGACCATCTGGCCGGGTGCGCTCCTCGGCGGGGCCGCGATGACGATCCTCCAGTTCGGGGTGGGGTTCCTGCTCAGCTACACGCCGACGAATCCGCTGCTGGCGACCTTCGCGATCTTCATCGGGCTGCTGCTGTGGTTCCGGGTGAACGGGGTCGTCATGCTGGTCGCCGCCTCCTGGATCGCCGTCGCCGCGCACGACCGCGACCTTCCCCTGCTGATGCCGACCGAGGCGGAGCGCCGGGTCGCGGAGCACGCCGCGCTGCTGACCGCGGCCCGGATCCGGCTGCGCGATGCCCGCGCCGCTCGCGACGCAGCCCCGTGGTACCGCAGCTGGGCGGCGGGGCACGCCGTGCGGCAGGCCGAAGACGAGGTGGCCCGCCTGGAGGCGTCCGCTCCCCCGCCTGCTCCCGCGTCCTCCCCGCTCGCCCAGCGCCTGCTCTCCGAGCTCAACCACCGCCAGAACCGTGATGTCGGCGGTGCTGGTTAG
- a CDS encoding FG-GAP-like repeat-containing protein — translation MSRPRRPLTSRVRRLAAAVLAGVLAAIVLVPATASAAGGPAGDVFARTNAQRTAAGLPALVSDPGLDAAAAEWARHLASSCTFAHSSSSWRSTRIAAFGWTASGENIAAGQPDAAAVVASWMGSPGHKANILDRRYTGLGVGYATGSCYRTYWVQIFGVGSPVKTLPGGAGDLNGDRSADVLARTASGELRLYAGTGTGRFGAATTVIPGWGSRPFTSLGDFTGDRLPDIARVEADGRLMLYAGNGRGGFGTPTAIGSGWARFTQLIGGMDFDGDRLPDVIARTTAGELLLYRGNGRGGWLAGGGARIGSGWQSFTAVFAAGDFTGDSRSDLIGRRSDGTLWLYSTTGTGSWSAGRQIGRGWNAFTALAGAGDFDGDGTQDVLARNASGALLLYGGTGRGGFLAPRTVGSGWNGIAQLG, via the coding sequence ATGAGCCGGCCCCGCAGACCCCTCACCTCCCGTGTCCGCCGCCTCGCCGCCGCGGTCCTCGCCGGCGTCCTGGCCGCGATCGTCCTCGTGCCTGCCACCGCGTCCGCGGCCGGCGGCCCGGCGGGCGACGTGTTCGCGCGGACGAACGCGCAACGCACGGCCGCCGGTCTTCCCGCACTCGTCTCCGATCCGGGCCTCGACGCTGCCGCCGCGGAGTGGGCACGGCACCTGGCGTCCTCCTGCACGTTCGCGCACAGCTCGTCCTCCTGGCGCAGCACCCGCATCGCGGCCTTCGGCTGGACGGCCAGCGGCGAGAACATCGCTGCCGGTCAGCCGGACGCCGCTGCCGTGGTCGCGAGCTGGATGGGCTCCCCCGGCCACAAGGCGAACATCCTGGATCGCCGGTACACGGGACTGGGCGTCGGTTACGCCACCGGCTCCTGCTATCGCACCTACTGGGTGCAGATCTTCGGTGTCGGTTCCCCCGTGAAGACCCTTCCGGGCGGGGCCGGCGACCTCAACGGGGATCGATCGGCCGACGTGCTCGCGCGGACCGCGTCCGGCGAACTCCGCCTCTATGCCGGCACCGGGACGGGACGGTTCGGAGCCGCGACGACCGTCATCCCCGGTTGGGGCAGCCGTCCCTTCACCTCTCTGGGCGACTTCACCGGCGACCGTCTTCCCGACATCGCCCGCGTCGAGGCGGACGGCCGGCTGATGCTCTACGCGGGCAACGGGCGTGGCGGGTTCGGCACGCCGACCGCGATCGGCTCCGGGTGGGCGCGCTTCACGCAGCTGATCGGAGGGATGGACTTCGACGGCGACCGCCTCCCCGACGTGATCGCGCGGACGACGGCGGGAGAGCTCCTTCTCTATCGCGGCAACGGACGCGGCGGCTGGCTCGCCGGGGGAGGCGCCCGCATCGGCTCGGGATGGCAGAGCTTCACCGCGGTGTTCGCGGCCGGAGACTTCACCGGCGACTCCCGCAGCGACCTGATCGGCCGGCGCAGCGACGGCACGCTCTGGCTCTACTCCACCACCGGCACGGGCTCCTGGTCCGCCGGGCGACAGATCGGACGCGGGTGGAACGCCTTCACAGCCCTGGCCGGGGCCGGTGACTTCGACGGTGACGGCACCCAGGACGTCCTCGCCAGGAACGCCTCCGGCGCGCTCCTGCTCTATGGCGGGACCGGCCGCGGCGGATTCCTCGCGCCGCGGACCGTCGGGAGCGGATGGAATGGCATCGCGCAGCTCGGCTGA
- a CDS encoding DUF4166 domain-containing protein, whose protein sequence is MTDGMPLRRGQVFLDALGAEAERLHPEILAQYRAPVSAGHAEGVFAVAGSRFGRWAAVARPIVGPGLLVPTSGRDVPFVLRTTSGRAATGRATLDSTREFLFPGRTARIVDRLTVSVRPGLVRNLLGARGRVELIEECSVTAEGFLRMRTVRVALRLFGRRFSLPGPLGVHVDLVDGWDAEHRRRTIDMKAVNPVLGTVLEYRGWYRESPPAASQRPDDDQ, encoded by the coding sequence ATGACGGACGGCATGCCTCTGAGACGCGGACAGGTGTTCCTCGACGCCCTGGGCGCGGAGGCGGAGCGCCTCCATCCGGAGATCCTCGCGCAGTACCGTGCTCCCGTCTCGGCGGGGCACGCGGAGGGGGTGTTCGCGGTCGCGGGGAGCCGGTTCGGCCGCTGGGCGGCCGTCGCGCGTCCGATCGTGGGACCGGGTCTGTTGGTGCCGACGTCGGGGCGGGACGTGCCGTTCGTGCTGCGCACGACGAGCGGGCGCGCGGCGACGGGCCGCGCGACGCTGGATTCCACGAGGGAGTTCCTCTTCCCCGGTCGGACCGCGCGGATCGTGGACCGGCTGACGGTGAGCGTGCGACCGGGGCTGGTGCGGAATCTCCTCGGTGCCCGTGGCCGCGTGGAGCTCATCGAGGAGTGCAGCGTGACGGCGGAGGGCTTCCTGCGGATGCGTACCGTCCGGGTCGCCCTGCGGCTGTTCGGGCGGCGGTTCTCTCTGCCCGGACCGCTCGGCGTGCACGTGGACCTCGTCGACGGCTGGGACGCGGAGCACCGCCGACGCACGATCGACATGAAAGCGGTCAACCCGGTGCTCGGCACCGTGCTGGAGTACCGAGGGTGGTACCGGGAGTCCCCGCCGGCGGCCTCCCAACGACCGGACGACGATCAGTAG
- a CDS encoding exodeoxyribonuclease III — translation MPHLRIASVNVNGIRAAARNGMSTWLDAADIDILTLQEVRGQDEHIEAALPGWTFVHDEATAKGRAGVAIASRMPALASRVDFGPEDFDSKGRWIEADFLIGDRPLTVVSAYVHSGEADTPKQDEKWKFLDAFEARLATLNADDALALVTGDLNVGHRELDIKNWRGNRTKAGFLPRERAYFDRFLGEPGTTVTGVDGSVGTGLGWVDVGRRFHGEVDGPYTWWSMRGKAFDNDSGWRIDYHLATPALAERVEAYHVARAAAYDQRWSDHAPVVVDYRY, via the coding sequence ATGCCTCACCTGCGTATCGCCTCGGTCAATGTCAACGGGATCCGGGCGGCGGCCCGCAACGGGATGAGCACGTGGCTGGATGCCGCCGACATCGACATCCTCACCCTGCAGGAGGTGCGGGGTCAGGACGAGCACATCGAAGCCGCCCTTCCCGGCTGGACCTTCGTCCACGACGAGGCGACCGCGAAGGGCAGGGCCGGTGTCGCGATCGCGAGCCGCATGCCCGCGCTCGCCTCACGCGTGGACTTCGGCCCGGAGGACTTCGACTCCAAGGGCCGGTGGATCGAAGCCGACTTCCTCATCGGCGATCGGCCGCTGACCGTCGTGAGCGCCTACGTGCACTCCGGCGAGGCCGACACCCCGAAGCAGGACGAGAAGTGGAAGTTCCTCGACGCGTTCGAGGCACGACTCGCGACCCTGAATGCTGACGACGCCCTCGCTCTCGTGACGGGCGACCTCAACGTCGGTCACCGCGAGCTCGACATCAAGAACTGGCGCGGCAATCGCACCAAGGCCGGCTTCCTTCCCCGGGAGCGCGCGTACTTCGACCGCTTCCTCGGCGAGCCGGGCACGACGGTCACCGGTGTGGACGGCTCGGTCGGCACCGGCCTGGGCTGGGTGGACGTCGGGCGTCGGTTCCACGGCGAGGTGGACGGGCCGTACACGTGGTGGTCCATGCGCGGGAAGGCGTTCGACAACGACTCCGGGTGGCGCATCGACTACCACCTGGCGACGCCGGCTCTCGCCGAGCGTGTCGAGGCCTACCACGTCGCCCGGGCCGCGGCCTACGACCAGCGCTGGAGCGATCACGCGCCGGTGGTCGTCGACTACCGCTACTGA
- the sdhA gene encoding succinate dehydrogenase flavoprotein subunit, producing the protein MTTQTQDSVVRDGVHYHQFDIVIVGAGGAGMRAAIEAGPGARTAVISKLYPTRSHTGAAQGGMAAALANVEEDSWEWHTFDTVKGGDYLVDQDAAEILAKEAIDAVIDLENMGLPFNRTPEGKIDQRRFGGHTAEHGKTPVRRACYAADRTGHMILQTLFQNCVKLGINFFNEFYVLDLITVKDDAGKTQIAGVVAYDLATGELHVFQSKAVIFATGGFGKIFKTTSNAHTLTGDGVGIVWRKGLPLEDLEFFQFHPTGLAGLGILLTEGARGEGAILRNASGERFMERYAPTIKDLAPRDIVARCMVQEVAEGRGAGPHKDYVLLDCTHLGAEVLETKLPDITEFARTYLGVDPVVEPVPVMPTAHYAMGGIPTNNNGEVLADNDTVVPGLYAAGECACVSVHGANRLGTNSLLDINVFGKRSGRNAVEYVKTAEFVPLPENPAAFVSDMLEGLRNNQGTERIAVLRKTLQDEMDKGAQVFRTHESLQHVLGVIAELRERYKNVHVDDKGQRFNTDLLEAVELGFLLDIAEVVVYAAQNREESRGGHMRDDFPKRDDENYMKHTMAYLTGDPHSSDPSDHIKLDWKPVVFTKNDKGELNYPPMERKY; encoded by the coding sequence GTGACTACCCAGACGCAGGATTCCGTCGTCCGTGACGGCGTGCACTACCACCAGTTCGACATCGTCATCGTGGGCGCCGGCGGCGCCGGCATGCGGGCGGCCATCGAGGCCGGCCCCGGCGCACGGACCGCGGTGATCTCCAAGCTCTACCCGACGCGGTCGCACACCGGTGCCGCGCAGGGCGGCATGGCGGCGGCCCTCGCCAACGTCGAGGAGGACTCCTGGGAGTGGCACACCTTCGACACCGTCAAGGGCGGCGACTACCTCGTCGACCAGGACGCGGCGGAGATCCTCGCGAAGGAGGCCATCGACGCGGTCATCGACCTCGAGAACATGGGCCTCCCCTTCAACCGCACGCCCGAGGGCAAGATCGACCAGCGTCGCTTCGGCGGTCACACGGCCGAGCACGGCAAGACCCCGGTCCGCCGCGCCTGCTACGCGGCCGACCGCACCGGCCACATGATCCTGCAGACGCTGTTCCAGAACTGCGTCAAGCTCGGCATCAACTTCTTCAACGAGTTCTACGTCCTCGACCTCATCACGGTGAAGGACGACGCCGGGAAGACCCAGATCGCGGGTGTGGTGGCGTACGACCTCGCCACCGGCGAGCTGCACGTCTTCCAGTCCAAGGCCGTGATCTTCGCGACCGGCGGCTTCGGGAAGATCTTCAAGACCACCTCCAACGCGCACACCCTCACGGGTGACGGCGTGGGCATCGTGTGGCGCAAGGGCCTCCCCCTCGAAGACCTCGAGTTCTTCCAGTTCCACCCGACCGGCCTCGCCGGGCTCGGCATCCTCCTCACCGAGGGTGCCCGCGGTGAGGGCGCGATCCTGCGCAACGCCTCGGGTGAGCGCTTCATGGAGCGCTACGCCCCGACCATCAAGGACCTCGCCCCCCGTGACATCGTCGCGCGCTGCATGGTCCAGGAGGTCGCGGAAGGACGCGGTGCCGGACCGCACAAGGACTACGTGCTGCTCGACTGCACGCACCTGGGCGCCGAGGTGCTCGAGACCAAGCTGCCCGACATCACCGAGTTCGCGCGCACGTACCTGGGCGTGGACCCGGTCGTCGAGCCCGTTCCCGTGATGCCGACCGCGCACTACGCCATGGGCGGCATCCCCACGAACAACAACGGCGAGGTGCTCGCGGACAACGACACCGTCGTCCCCGGCCTCTACGCCGCCGGCGAGTGCGCCTGCGTCTCCGTGCACGGCGCCAACCGTCTCGGCACCAACTCGCTGCTGGACATCAACGTGTTCGGCAAGCGGTCTGGCCGCAACGCGGTCGAGTACGTCAAGACGGCCGAGTTCGTCCCGCTGCCGGAGAACCCCGCCGCCTTCGTCTCCGACATGCTCGAGGGCCTGCGCAACAACCAGGGCACCGAGCGGATCGCCGTGCTCCGCAAGACGCTGCAGGACGAGATGGACAAGGGCGCCCAGGTGTTCCGCACCCACGAGTCCCTCCAGCACGTCCTCGGCGTGATCGCCGAACTGCGCGAGCGCTACAAGAACGTCCACGTCGACGACAAGGGCCAGCGGTTCAACACCGACCTGCTCGAGGCCGTCGAACTGGGCTTCCTGCTCGACATCGCCGAGGTCGTCGTCTACGCCGCGCAGAACCGCGAGGAGAGCCGCGGCGGCCACATGCGCGACGACTTCCCGAAGCGCGACGACGAGAACTACATGAAGCACACCATGGCGTACCTCACGGGCGACCCGCACTCCTCCGACCCGAGCGACCACATCAAGCTCGACTGGAAGCCGGTCGTCTTCACCAAGAACGACAAGGGCGAGTTGAACTACCCGCCGATGGAGAGGAAGTACTGA
- the trpS gene encoding tryptophan--tRNA ligase: MNKPRLYSGMQPSADSLQIGNYIGALLQWRDLQTSYDAFFSVVDLHALTVAQDPAELREKTRRTAAQYIAAGIEPSQSTLYVQSHVRAHAELAWILSTITGFGEAGRMTQFKDKSARYGADATSVGLFTYPVLMAADILLYQTDVVPVGDDQKQHVELTRDLAERFNSRFGETFTVPVPVIQKETARIYDLQNPTAKMSKSAESDAGVLWMLDDPAKSAKKIMRAVTDNEGSVRFDRTGKPGVSNLLTIYAALTGRQIPAIEDEYAGRGYGDFKKGLAEVVVEEFGPVRTRALELLDDPAELDRILAENAARADAVADRTLSDVYDRVGLLRRV; encoded by the coding sequence GTGAACAAGCCTCGTCTCTACTCCGGAATGCAGCCCTCCGCCGACTCCCTCCAGATCGGCAACTACATCGGCGCACTCCTCCAGTGGCGGGACCTCCAGACCTCCTACGACGCCTTCTTCTCCGTCGTTGACCTCCACGCCCTCACCGTCGCCCAGGACCCCGCGGAGCTGCGCGAGAAGACCCGTCGGACCGCCGCACAGTACATCGCCGCGGGCATCGAGCCGTCGCAGTCGACGCTGTACGTGCAGTCGCATGTCCGCGCCCACGCCGAGCTCGCCTGGATCCTCAGCACCATCACGGGCTTCGGCGAAGCCGGCCGCATGACCCAGTTCAAGGACAAGTCGGCCCGGTACGGCGCCGATGCCACCAGCGTCGGACTCTTCACCTACCCGGTGCTGATGGCCGCCGACATCCTCCTCTACCAGACCGACGTGGTGCCCGTCGGCGACGACCAGAAGCAGCACGTCGAGCTGACGCGTGACCTCGCTGAGCGGTTCAACTCGCGCTTCGGAGAGACCTTCACCGTGCCGGTCCCCGTCATCCAGAAGGAGACCGCGCGCATCTACGACCTGCAGAACCCGACGGCGAAGATGTCGAAGTCCGCGGAGAGCGACGCCGGGGTGCTGTGGATGCTCGACGACCCGGCGAAGTCCGCGAAGAAGATCATGAGGGCGGTGACCGACAACGAGGGATCCGTGCGCTTCGACCGCACCGGGAAGCCCGGCGTCTCCAACCTGCTGACGATCTACGCGGCACTGACCGGACGCCAGATCCCCGCCATCGAAGACGAGTACGCGGGCCGCGGCTACGGCGACTTCAAGAAGGGCCTCGCCGAGGTCGTGGTCGAGGAGTTCGGCCCGGTGCGCACGCGCGCCCTCGAGCTCCTCGACGACCCGGCGGAGCTGGACCGGATCCTCGCCGAGAACGCCGCCCGCGCCGACGCCGTCGCCGACCGCACCCTCTCCGACGTGTACGACCGCGTCGGACTGCTGCGCCGGGTCTGA
- a CDS encoding succinate dehydrogenase hydrophobic membrane anchor subunit, giving the protein MSAQTVAAPARRQRGVNLEKWGWVFMRVSGVVLVVLIFGHLFVNLMVGEGIHALDFAFIAGKFATPFWQWWDVLMLWLALIHGANGMRTIVNDYVTNPTARKALVWALGLAAGLLILLGTLVVFTFDPCLGVTESSTLWETCQAQG; this is encoded by the coding sequence ATGAGCGCTCAGACCGTCGCCGCCCCCGCCCGTCGTCAGCGCGGCGTGAACCTGGAGAAGTGGGGCTGGGTCTTCATGCGCGTCTCGGGCGTCGTGCTCGTCGTGCTGATCTTCGGCCACCTCTTCGTCAACCTGATGGTCGGCGAGGGCATCCACGCCCTCGACTTCGCCTTCATCGCCGGCAAGTTCGCCACCCCGTTCTGGCAGTGGTGGGACGTGCTGATGCTCTGGCTCGCCCTCATCCACGGCGCCAACGGCATGCGCACGATCGTGAACGACTACGTGACCAACCCCACCGCTCGCAAGGCACTCGTCTGGGCCCTCGGCTTGGCCGCTGGCCTGCTCATCCTCCTCGGCACCCTGGTCGTCTTCACGTTCGACCCGTGCCTGGGTGTGACCGAGTCGAGCACGCTGTGGGAGACCTGCCAGGCGCAGGGCTAG
- a CDS encoding succinate dehydrogenase iron-sulfur subunit codes for MSNAIAEAPAETTEDTGIQSFIVTFNIRRFDPEVDAEPHWVDYDVELYSTDRVLDALHKIKWEVDGSLTFRRSCAHGICGSDAMRINGRNRLACKTLIKDLDISKPIYVEAIKGLPLEKDLVVDMEPFFASYREVQPFLVANSVPEKGKERLQTIADREIFDDTTKCILCAACTSSCPVFWTDGQYFGPAAIVNAHRFIFDSRDDNAAVRLDILNDKEGVWRCRTTFNCSEACPRGIEVTKAIAEVKQAVLRGRP; via the coding sequence ATGTCGAACGCCATCGCCGAAGCGCCGGCCGAGACGACCGAAGACACCGGGATCCAGTCCTTCATCGTCACCTTCAACATCCGCCGGTTCGATCCCGAGGTCGACGCCGAGCCGCACTGGGTCGACTACGACGTGGAGCTCTACTCCACCGACCGCGTGCTCGACGCCCTTCACAAGATCAAGTGGGAGGTCGACGGGTCGCTGACCTTCCGTCGTTCCTGCGCCCACGGCATCTGCGGCTCCGACGCCATGCGCATCAACGGCCGCAACCGCCTGGCCTGCAAGACGCTGATCAAGGACCTCGACATCTCGAAGCCCATCTACGTCGAGGCCATCAAGGGTCTGCCGCTGGAGAAGGACCTCGTCGTCGACATGGAGCCGTTCTTCGCGTCGTACCGCGAGGTGCAGCCGTTCCTGGTCGCCAACTCCGTGCCGGAGAAGGGCAAGGAGCGCCTGCAGACCATCGCCGACCGCGAGATCTTCGACGACACCACCAAGTGCATCCTCTGTGCGGCCTGCACCTCGTCGTGCCCCGTGTTCTGGACCGACGGCCAGTACTTCGGCCCGGCGGCGATCGTCAACGCGCACCGCTTCATCTTCGACTCGCGCGACGACAACGCCGCTGTGCGTCTGGACATCCTGAACGACAAGGAAGGCGTCTGGCGCTGCCGCACGACCTTCAACTGCTCCGAGGCCTGCCCCCGCGGCATCGAGGTCACCAAGGCCATCGCCGAGGTCAAGCAGGCGGTCCTCCGCGGCCGTCCCTGA